A genomic window from Yarrowia lipolytica chromosome 1D, complete sequence includes:
- a CDS encoding uncharacterized protein (Compare to YALI0D00176g, similar to uniprot|Q873I6 Neurospora crassa B9B11. 130 Probable sterol carrier protein Neurospora crassa), with translation MSNPVYVAGVGMTKFIKPRDLMGYEEMGLEAAVKALLDAGITYDKVEQCVAGYVYGDSTSGQRVVYQLGMTGIPVMNVNNNCSTGSTALFIGSQLIKAGVLDCVLCVGFEKMEPGSLGTKWTDRVSPMDKSMQMMFDIEEQSEAGLVCQLFGNAGKAYINKNNGNPECLDRIAQANHEHSSRNPYSQFQTVYTLDQIKNAPKVHNLTKLHCCPTSDGAAAVVICSEKFIKENPHLQNQAIEIAGIAMATDTPKLFSKDSIELVGSDMTRKAAQDVFKQAKMTPDDVQVVELHDCFSANELVSIDAMGLCKPGTACDFVMNGDHTYGGKYVINPSGGLISKGHPLGATGLAQCSELVWHLRGWADNRLVKDTKACLQHNVGLGGAVVMAVYKRPDFYKEGGENGKTRLGYNPATEARRISVDDLNKVKAKPYADFMVEDNRIEEIRLDSKL, from the coding sequence ATGTCCAACCCTGTTTACGTTGCCGGTGTCGGCATGACCAAGTTCATCAAGCCCCGAGATCTGATGGGCTACGAGGAGATGGGTCTCGAGGCCGCCGTCAAGGCTCTTCTTGATGCCGGAATCACTTACGACAAGGTCGAGCAGTGTGTTGCTGGCTACGTCTATGGAGACTCTACCTCCGGCCAGCGGGTTGTCTACCAGCTCGGTATGACCGGTATCCCCGTCATGaacgtcaacaacaactgTTCCACTGGATCCACAGCTCTTTTCATTGGTTCTCAGCTCATTAAGGCCGGTGTCCTCGACTGTGTTCTCTGTGTTGGATtcgagaagatggagccTGGATCTCTCGGTACCAAGTGGACCGACCGAGTGTCCCCCATGGACAAGTCCATGCAGATGATGTTTGACATTGAGGAGCAGTCCGAGGCCGGTCTTGTCTGCCAGCTGTTCGGTAACGCCGGAAAGGcctacatcaacaagaacaacgGTAACCCCGAGTGTCTCGACCGAATTGCCCAGGCCAACCACGAGCACTCTTCTCGAAACCCCTACTCCCAGTTCCAGACCGTGTACACCCTGGATCAGATCAAGAACGCCCCCAAGGTCCACAACCTTACCAAGCTGCACTGCTGCCCCACCTCCGAcggtgctgctgccgtCGTCATCTGTTCCGAGAAgttcatcaaggagaacccCCATCTCCAGAACCAGGCCATTGAGATTGCCGGTATTGCTATGGCCACCGACACCCCCAAGCTTTTCTCCAAGGACTCCATTGAGCTTGTGGGCTCTGACATGACCCGAAAGGCTGCCCAGGACGTGTTCAAGCAGGCCAAGATGACCCCCGATGATGTCCAGGTTGTCGAGCTGCACGACTGTTTCTCTGCCAACGAGCTTGTCTCCATTGATGCCATGGGTCTGTGCAAGCCTGGCACTGCCTGTGACTTTGTCATGAACGGTGACCACACTTACGGCGGCAAGTACGTCATCAACCCCTCTGGAGGACTCATTTCCAAGGGTCACCCTCTCGGTGCCACTGGTCTTGCTCAGTGCTCAGAGCTGGTCTGGCACCTGCGAGGCTGGGCCGACAACCGACTGGTCAAGGACACCAAGGCTTGTCTTCAGCACAAcgttggtcttggtggcgCTGTCGTCATGGCCGTCTACAAGCGACCCGACTTCTACAAGGAGGGTGGTGAGAACGGAAAGACCCGACTGGGTTACAACCCTGCCACCGAGGCCCGGCGAATCTCTGTCGATGACCTCAACAAGGTTAAGGCCAAGCCTTACGCCGACTTCATGGTCGAGGACAACCGAATTGAGGAGATTCGACTCGACTCCAAGCTTTAA